From the genome of Eucalyptus grandis isolate ANBG69807.140 chromosome 2, ASM1654582v1, whole genome shotgun sequence, one region includes:
- the LOC104434382 gene encoding tetraspanin-11 has product MVRASNFVVGLLNALVVLVSLAAVGASVYFRVHGSPTSCQKSLQDPLLVAGLALLAVSLMAVVGACFGVNWLLRLYLALMLVLIVALVALAAFLFLVTNKGAGQAVSGRGYREYRLGDYSHWLQNHVASGKRWDEIRVAWRRETSAGASRLAAPLGCCKPPSDCGFEFKNATYWTLSPGSGTAVDGDCAKWSNDPKILCYNCNSCKAGFLASIKRQWRALLVFNVCIVVVVLFVYSVGCCAARNNRSDGYKFGRRGCCA; this is encoded by the exons ATGGTTCGCGCCAGCAACTTCGTCGTCGGGCTCCTGAACGCCCTCGTCGTCCTCGTCTCCCTCGCCGCCGTCGGCGCCTCCGTGTACTTCCGCGTCCACGGCAGCCCCACCTCGTGCCAGAAGTCCCTCCAGGACCCGCTCCtcgtcgccggcctcgccctGCTCGCCGTCTCCCTCATGGCCGTCGTCGGCGCCTGCTTCGGCGTCAACTGGCTCCTCCGGCTCTACCTGGCGCTCATGCTCGTGCTCATCGTCGCCCTCGTCGCGCTCGCCGCGTTCCTGTTCCTGGTGACGAACAAGGGCGCGGGCCAGGCGGTGTCCGGGCGGGGCTACCGGGAGTACCGGCTGGGGGACTACTCGCACTGGCTGCAGAACCACGTGGCGAGCGGGAAGCGGTGGGACGAGATCAGGGTTGCTTGGCGGAGGGAGACGTCTGCCGGAGCCTCGCGGCTGGCGGCGCCG TTGGGTTGCTGCAAACCGCCGAGCGACTGCGGGTTCGAGTTCAAGAACGCGACCTACTGGACGCTTAGCCCTGGGTCGGGCACGGCGGTGGACGGCGACTGCGCCAAGTGGAGCAACGACCCGAAGATCTTGTGCTACAACTGCAACTCGTGCAAGGCCGGGTTCTTGGCCAGCATCAAGCGGCAATGGAGGGCGCTGCTCGTGTTCAATGTCTGCATCGTCGTGGTCGTCCTCTTCGTCTACAGCGTCGGGTGTTGCGCCGCCAGGAACAACCGGTCGGACGGCTATAAGTTCGGTCGTCGTGGATGTTGCGCGTGA
- the LOC104421217 gene encoding ethylene-responsive transcription factor CRF4: MDQPSSCVTFPEIPSKSSSGGTSTSVERARDSGQGGENTIAMRKNIKRRAKGDDAMRRFLGVRQRPSGRWVAEIKDSTLKLRLWLGTFNSAEEAALAYDSAAWLLRGRNAKTNFPCHQLIGNHPEVNCSFVGQHPKVDQILQHANMKQQQARSSSSSVLNSFLNHPWPDRNRRSAGGSKDVNTLVQETIVCSPASPKEGSDRCGIQENEPRGLSLFGSSKVYSSVFVAPSFSSSTHQDERGQYDFQEA; encoded by the coding sequence ATGGACCAACCCTCGTCATGCGTGACGTTCCCAGAAATCCCATCCAAAAGCTCATCCGGTGGCACTTCAACGTCTGTCGAAAGAGCGAGGGATTCTGGCCAAGGAGGAGAGAACACCATAGCCATGAGGAAGAACATCAAGAGAAGAGCGAAGGGCGATGATGCAATGAGAAGGTTTCTCGGGGTGAGACAAAGGCCTTCGGGAAGATGGGTCGCCGAGATCAAGGACTCCACGCTGAAGCTGAGGCTGTGGCTGGGCACTTTCAATAGTGCCGAGGAAGCCGCCTTGGCTTACGACAGCGCGGCCTGGCTTCTCCGAGGGAGGAACGCGAAGACGAACTTCCCGTGCCACCAGCTGATCGGTAATCACCCCGAGGTGAACTGCAGCTTCGTAGGGCAGCATCCGAAAGTCGACCAGATTCTCCAGCATGCAAATATGAAGCAGCAACAAGCAAGATCGTCGTCGTCATCAGTTCTCAACTCTTTTCTCAATCATCCATGGCCGGATCGGAACAGGAGGAGTGCAGGTGGTTCGAAGGATGTCAATACCCTCGTCCAAGAAACGATAGTTTGCTCCCCGGCCTCACCAAAAGAAGGTTCGGACCGTTGTGGCATACAAGAAAACGAGCCCCGTGGGCTCTCCTTATTTGGTAGTTCTAAGGTTTATTCCTCAGTGTTTGTGGCTCCTTCTTTTAGTTCTTCGACGCATCAAGACGAAAGAGGACAATACGATTTTCAAGAGGCTTAG